A genomic window from Sphingobacterium sp. BN32 includes:
- a CDS encoding alpha-hydroxy acid oxidase: MSKKILFKYNSKYPSVTDLKRKAKSRIPKFAFDYLEGGCNEELNLARNENDFDDILLKPQYLHVAGDIDMSVNLFGRTYAAPFGISPIGLQGLMWPNAPEILAKAAAKHDIPYTLSTVSTSSIERIAEVSDGKAWFQLYHPTENRLRDDILRRLKDVECPVLVVLVDVPSFGLRYREIKSGLSMPPKMNIQNILQAMVCPTWGIKTLQHGIPSFATLKPYMEKGLDLAQLGQFMNRTFTGKVNVEKVKAIRDIWQGPLVLKGITTDEDMEAAIQVGADGVIVSNHGGRQIDAGESSINSLIKLASNPLYKEKIKIMLDGGIRSGVDLGRAYAVGSDFNFMGRPFMYGVGALGDEGADHTITMFKAQLYQVMQQLTLENITQFPGRLIK; encoded by the coding sequence ATGAGTAAAAAAATACTATTCAAATACAATTCAAAATATCCGTCAGTTACTGATTTAAAGCGTAAAGCGAAGTCAAGAATTCCTAAGTTTGCTTTTGACTACCTCGAAGGAGGTTGCAATGAAGAGCTCAACTTAGCAAGAAATGAGAATGATTTTGACGATATTCTTCTAAAGCCGCAGTATCTGCATGTTGCAGGGGATATTGATATGTCGGTTAACTTATTCGGCCGAACTTATGCTGCTCCTTTTGGGATTTCACCGATTGGATTACAAGGATTAATGTGGCCTAATGCACCTGAAATATTAGCGAAAGCCGCTGCCAAGCATGATATACCTTATACCTTAAGCACGGTCTCTACCAGTTCTATTGAACGCATCGCCGAGGTATCCGATGGGAAGGCCTGGTTTCAGCTTTATCATCCTACCGAGAATCGCTTGAGAGATGATATTCTACGTCGTTTAAAAGATGTTGAATGTCCTGTTTTGGTGGTATTGGTGGATGTTCCTTCATTCGGCTTGCGATATCGTGAAATTAAATCGGGTCTTTCTATGCCGCCTAAGATGAATATCCAAAACATCTTGCAGGCAATGGTATGTCCGACTTGGGGGATTAAGACGCTTCAGCACGGGATTCCTTCCTTCGCCACGTTGAAACCTTATATGGAAAAGGGATTAGATCTTGCGCAACTCGGACAGTTTATGAACCGTACTTTCACGGGGAAAGTGAATGTGGAGAAAGTGAAAGCGATCCGTGATATCTGGCAAGGACCCTTAGTGTTAAAAGGTATTACCACCGATGAGGATATGGAAGCTGCAATACAAGTAGGTGCCGATGGGGTCATTGTTTCAAACCATGGTGGCCGACAAATCGATGCTGGTGAGTCTTCGATAAATTCATTGATTAAATTGGCTTCAAATCCGCTGTATAAGGAAAAGATAAAGATTATGTTGGATGGCGGGATACGCTCTGGGGTGGATTTAGGAAGAGCCTATGCCGTGGGGTCAGACTTCAACTTTATGGGACGCCCATTTATGTATGGTGTCGGAGCATTAGGAGATGAGGGTGCCGATCATACCATAACGATGTTCAAAGCACAATTGTATCAGGTTATGCAACAATTAACGCTAGAAAATATAACACAGTTTCCGGGTAGACTGATAAAATAA
- a CDS encoding DUF4833 domain-containing protein, giving the protein MKHTLLLVCLINLILPVLAQSGYPKPSNMTDVLFYIQHNRGHNTYIYALNRLDDGNINKKDPIEVYRELFDEDGKIKPLSVIQRNFAYGISTQVVDSDTYEASIVSLPSQKFFLHIKSHKGSYVETTVNNVKMRVERIFIQQKEGTSGLGTKVDHIIFYGKAGHRSVVEKLVIKD; this is encoded by the coding sequence ATGAAGCATACGCTGCTATTAGTCTGCCTGATTAATTTGATCCTCCCGGTTCTTGCGCAATCAGGATACCCCAAACCCTCGAACATGACGGATGTTCTATTTTACATCCAACACAATCGAGGGCATAATACTTATATCTACGCTTTGAATCGGCTTGATGATGGCAACATCAATAAGAAGGATCCCATCGAAGTATATCGTGAATTATTCGATGAGGATGGAAAAATTAAACCACTCTCCGTAATTCAGCGAAACTTCGCTTATGGCATATCTACGCAAGTTGTAGATTCGGATACTTATGAAGCGTCCATCGTTTCCCTGCCAAGTCAAAAGTTTTTCCTGCACATCAAATCACATAAGGGTTCCTATGTTGAAACCACGGTTAACAACGTGAAAATGCGTGTAGAGCGTATTTTTATTCAACAGAAGGAGGGAACATCGGGTCTTGGAACCAAGGTGGATCATATAATTTTCTATGGGAAAGCGGGGCACCGATCTGTTGTTGAGAAATTGGTCATAAAAGATTAA
- a CDS encoding APC family permease — protein MKKQLSLWDGIMIVMGSMIGSGIFIVSSDMMRQLGSGYWLIAVWLITSIATIAAAICYGELSSLFPKAGGQYTYLTETFGKMTGFLYGWSLFAVIQTGTIAAVAVAFGKFTGYLFPQLNDAPPLYQNGSFMITWMQILAILVILLLTYINTKGIQSGKIVQFLFTSSKIIALILLIIGGVYLIKSNFFFENISYRWHAFQNLKGEGWTSISGATLMGGIAAAMVGSIFSSVAWENVTFVAGEMKNPKRDVVRSMVIGTTLVMVLYLFCNYVYLSALNRDEIAFAANDRVAVAAAEKLLGHSGTIAMALLVMVSTFGCVNGIVLSGARVFQTMAKDGLFLKQAIANNKHDVPERSLWLQGIWASLLCLSGQYGNLLDMVSFVIVIFYMITVFGVIYLRVKKPTLERSYRTFLYPITPLIYLIIGTVFCVLLILFKPNYTWPGFILIMMGVPIYYLSIRANK, from the coding sequence ATGAAAAAACAATTATCCCTCTGGGATGGAATCATGATTGTCATGGGTTCGATGATAGGTAGTGGTATCTTCATTGTGAGCTCAGATATGATGCGACAACTTGGCTCCGGATATTGGCTTATTGCCGTATGGTTGATTACCAGCATTGCAACCATTGCAGCCGCAATATGTTATGGCGAGCTCTCCTCGCTGTTCCCAAAAGCAGGCGGACAATATACCTATCTCACAGAAACCTTCGGTAAAATGACGGGCTTTCTTTATGGCTGGAGCTTGTTCGCTGTTATTCAGACGGGAACAATTGCAGCCGTCGCAGTTGCCTTTGGCAAATTTACGGGCTACCTCTTCCCGCAACTAAATGATGCCCCTCCGCTTTACCAAAACGGCAGTTTCATGATCACCTGGATGCAGATCCTCGCTATTCTCGTCATACTCCTGCTGACCTATATCAATACAAAGGGAATACAGAGCGGAAAAATCGTACAGTTTCTTTTTACATCCTCTAAAATCATTGCTTTGATCCTGCTAATAATTGGGGGCGTCTATTTAATAAAATCAAATTTCTTCTTCGAAAACATTTCCTACAGATGGCATGCCTTTCAAAATCTAAAAGGGGAAGGCTGGACTAGTATTTCTGGGGCTACACTGATGGGAGGAATCGCTGCTGCAATGGTAGGTTCCATTTTCAGTAGCGTAGCATGGGAGAATGTGACCTTTGTAGCTGGTGAAATGAAGAACCCCAAACGTGATGTCGTGCGTTCTATGGTGATTGGGACCACCTTAGTCATGGTCTTGTATCTATTCTGTAATTATGTTTATCTCTCAGCACTCAACCGCGATGAGATTGCATTTGCGGCAAACGACAGGGTTGCCGTAGCAGCGGCTGAAAAGCTGCTGGGACATAGTGGCACTATTGCGATGGCCTTGTTGGTTATGGTTTCGACATTTGGCTGTGTGAATGGAATTGTGCTTTCTGGTGCTCGCGTATTTCAGACAATGGCAAAAGACGGCCTTTTTCTTAAACAGGCGATCGCGAACAATAAGCATGATGTTCCCGAAAGATCGCTGTGGTTACAAGGGATATGGGCATCCCTACTGTGCCTTAGTGGACAATACGGTAACCTATTGGATATGGTGTCCTTCGTTATTGTCATCTTCTATATGATCACCGTATTTGGCGTCATCTATCTGCGCGTGAAGAAACCTACGCTAGAAAGAAGTTATAGAACATTCCTCTATCCGATTACGCCATTGATCTATCTCATTATAGGAACTGTATTCTGTGTGCTATTAATCTTGTTCAAGCCGAACTATACCTGGCCAGGATTTATCCTCATTATGATGGGTGTACCAATCTATTACCTGAGCATACGAGCAAATAAATAG
- the metE gene encoding 5-methyltetrahydropteroyltriglutamate--homocysteine S-methyltransferase, with protein sequence MLLTNNLGYPRVGAFRELKKANEAYWAKKISAEELLQAGLKIREGNWKTQQEAGIDLIPSNDFSFYDQVLDLSLTVGAIPARYNSLLNKIDRQYNLDLYFAMARGFQEGGVDVTAMEMTKWFDTNYHYIVPEFVKNQEFKLTSEKFLSEYNEAKQLGIETKPVVLGPISYLLLGKEKESGFNRIDLIDNLLPVYEEILSKLAEAGAQYVQIDEPFLALDIDDATRALYGKVFEKLAAAAKGVKLIVATYFEALRDNEDTAVSLPVHALHLDLVRGENQLDTILSKVPASLTLSLGIVEGRNIWKNDYENSLVKIKQAVDALGKDRVWVAPSSSLLHVPFDLDNEHNEESLPKEVKNWLAFAKQKLAEVKDLAVLADGEVDAATQERFEANKAAAESRRTSPLIHKPEVKERVNNITDEDAKRTSGFDARKAAQQAKFNLPGFATTTIGSFPQTKDVRKWRADLKKGAITQEQYDKEIAEETERTIRLQEELDIDVLVHGEFERNDMVEYFGEQLAGYAFTQNGWVQSYGSRCVKPPVIYGDVYRPEDMTVRWSAYAQSLTNRPVKGMLTGPVTILQWSFVRNDQPRSTTTYQIALAILDEVQALEKAGIKIIQIDEPAIREGLPLRKGDQQAYLDWAVRSFRVSSSNVDDDTQIHTHMCYSEFNDIIQDIAAMDADVITIETSRSQMELLDAFADFKYPNDIGPGVYDIHSPRVPSTEEMVNLLRKAKAVVPAEQLWVNPDCGLKTRAWPETKAALESMVEAAKILRAE encoded by the coding sequence ATGTTATTAACGAACAACTTAGGTTACCCACGTGTGGGTGCATTCCGCGAGCTAAAGAAAGCTAACGAAGCTTACTGGGCGAAAAAAATTAGCGCGGAAGAATTATTGCAAGCTGGACTGAAAATCCGTGAAGGCAACTGGAAGACTCAACAAGAGGCGGGTATCGATTTGATCCCATCAAATGACTTCTCTTTTTACGATCAAGTATTAGACTTATCTTTAACTGTAGGTGCAATCCCTGCTCGTTACAATTCATTATTAAATAAAATCGATCGCCAATATAACTTAGACTTATATTTTGCGATGGCACGTGGTTTCCAAGAGGGTGGCGTAGATGTTACGGCTATGGAAATGACAAAATGGTTCGACACGAACTACCACTATATCGTTCCTGAGTTTGTAAAAAACCAAGAATTCAAATTAACTTCTGAAAAATTCTTAAGCGAATATAACGAAGCTAAACAATTGGGTATCGAAACTAAGCCAGTTGTCCTTGGCCCAATCTCTTACTTATTATTAGGTAAAGAAAAAGAATCAGGATTTAACCGTATCGACCTTATCGACAACTTACTTCCTGTATACGAAGAAATCTTATCAAAATTAGCGGAAGCTGGTGCTCAATACGTTCAAATCGACGAGCCTTTCTTAGCGCTTGATATTGATGATGCTACTCGCGCATTGTACGGTAAAGTTTTTGAAAAACTTGCTGCTGCTGCGAAAGGCGTTAAATTAATCGTTGCTACTTATTTCGAAGCGCTACGTGACAACGAAGACACAGCAGTTAGTCTTCCGGTTCACGCTTTACACCTAGACTTGGTTCGTGGTGAAAATCAGCTTGACACTATATTATCAAAAGTTCCAGCTTCATTGACTTTATCTTTAGGTATTGTTGAAGGAAGAAACATCTGGAAAAATGACTACGAAAACTCTTTAGTAAAAATCAAACAAGCAGTAGATGCTTTAGGAAAAGACCGCGTATGGGTTGCTCCTTCATCATCATTATTGCACGTTCCTTTCGATTTAGATAACGAGCATAACGAAGAGTCGCTTCCTAAAGAAGTTAAAAACTGGTTAGCATTTGCTAAACAAAAGTTAGCGGAAGTTAAAGACTTAGCCGTATTAGCAGATGGTGAAGTTGATGCTGCGACGCAAGAGCGTTTCGAAGCAAACAAAGCTGCTGCAGAAAGCCGTCGTACATCGCCATTAATCCACAAACCTGAAGTTAAAGAGCGCGTTAATAACATTACTGATGAAGACGCAAAACGTACTTCAGGCTTCGATGCTCGTAAAGCTGCTCAACAAGCGAAATTTAACTTGCCAGGATTCGCAACAACAACAATCGGTTCATTCCCACAAACGAAAGATGTTCGTAAATGGAGAGCTGACTTGAAAAAAGGTGCAATCACACAAGAGCAATACGACAAAGAGATCGCAGAAGAAACTGAAAGAACAATCCGTTTACAGGAAGAATTAGATATCGATGTATTAGTACACGGTGAATTCGAGCGTAACGACATGGTTGAGTACTTCGGTGAGCAATTAGCAGGATACGCATTCACACAAAACGGATGGGTTCAATCATACGGTTCTCGTTGTGTTAAACCTCCGGTAATTTATGGTGATGTGTACCGTCCTGAAGATATGACTGTACGTTGGTCAGCATATGCACAATCATTGACTAACCGTCCAGTGAAAGGGATGTTAACAGGTCCTGTTACGATCTTACAATGGTCTTTCGTACGTAACGATCAACCTCGTTCGACAACGACATACCAAATCGCTTTAGCTATTCTTGACGAAGTTCAAGCATTAGAAAAAGCAGGTATCAAGATTATTCAAATTGATGAGCCAGCAATTCGCGAAGGTTTACCATTGCGTAAAGGTGATCAACAAGCATATTTAGATTGGGCTGTACGTTCATTCCGCGTTTCTTCGTCAAACGTTGATGATGATACACAGATCCACACGCACATGTGTTATTCAGAATTCAACGATATCATCCAAGATATCGCTGCAATGGATGCTGACGTGATCACAATCGAGACTTCACGTTCTCAAATGGAATTATTAGATGCATTTGCTGACTTTAAATATCCTAACGATATTGGTCCTGGTGTATATGATATCCACTCTCCACGTGTTCCTAGCACGGAAGAAATGGTGAATTTACTTCGTAAAGCAAAAGCGGTAGTTCCTGCTGAGCAATTATGGGTTAACCCTGACTGTGGTTTGAAAACTCGTGCTTGGCCTGAGACAAAAGCTGCACTAGAATCTATGGTGGAAGCCGCTAAGATTTTAAGAGCTGAATAA